A genome region from Nicotiana tabacum cultivar K326 chromosome 13, ASM71507v2, whole genome shotgun sequence includes the following:
- the LOC107777458 gene encoding F-box protein At3g54460 isoform X1, protein MEVENSIPDHKLCGFFRTAVKISPQSHSSELRRTPPVNSKCQIAGDGSNVHFVSENDVVLSPICSREEQNGSVPTTKKWSRIGMVHGSLSVVHQLHKLVMQKCLRIVARVVEVVDRGGGDDNGDGEVRVVVLVDVYLPIALWSGWQFPKSGPAAAALFRHVSCDWEARSSMLQSAKLGVEKDFSIWNLSDCHVIGCKQHCSAPDPSKKKLFELHEIFKSLPSVAKRGNPDFLRVNPLDSSRSGIWVVTDDILINILSSLCPVDLLRVSATCRHLRFLAASIMPCMKLKLFAHQQAAVDWMLQREHNVELLQHPLYMDFVTEDGFAFYINAVFGQIATGQAPKIKDFHGGMFCDEPGLGKTITALSLILKTQGTLPEPPDGAQIIWCMHNTDQRCGYYELSSENTISSGFLSASRATGLNGRRGQLSLDKLTPTKSLDFPTSIGSTVVNSADHIAAAEISSCTVMRSTPTRYAVRCTSNFSQIKRNLMYAYENEGTSLFPERNSRKDSKKRKRASNNQQRSLTYEKPGYSKNISRGSKRFCEPSAENYVINETWIQCDACQKWRRLAEAGVADATTAWFCSMNTDPLYQSCSVAEDSWDHKQHITCLPGFHTKGTPGGLEENISFFTSVLKDNCSVMDSKAKKALIWLAKLSPQKLLEMETIGVGQPIIQTSVGVPYAYHKIFQAFGLVKRAEKGTTKWYYPRGLVNLVFDLDALRVALCKPLDSFRMYLSRATLVVVPSNLVDHWRGQIERHVRQGQLRVFVWTDYKKPSAHNLAWDYDIVITTFSRLSAEWSPKKRSVLMQVHWLRIILDEGHTLGSSLSLTNKLQMAVSLRASNRWLLTGTPTPNTPSSQLSHLQPLLKFLHDETYGQNQKAWEAGILRPFEAEMEEGRSRLLQLLHRCMISARKKDLQNIPPCIKKMIFLHFTEEHARSYNELVETVRRNILMADWNDPSHVESLLNPKQWKFRSTTIRNVRLSCCVAGHIRVTEAGDDIQETMDILVEDGLDPTSQEYALIRYHLLYGGNCMRCKAWCRLPVVTPCKHLLCLDCVSLNSEKCTIPGCDNLYEMQSPEILTRPENPNPKWPVPKDLIELQPSYKQDDWNPDWQSTSSSKVAYLVERLKEIQEANRMIINSNEDRSVEAVSGSHGKSNFSRFSSQGYLVGSSNDFCNLIPEKVIIFSQFLEHIHVIEQQLAVAGIRFSSLYSPMPSVNKVKALATFQHDVDCMALLMDGSAALGLDLSFVTHVYLMEPIWDKSMEEQVISRAHRMGAIRPIHVETLAMSGTIEEQMLKFLQEADEGRSLLKEECGKHGHDGARAPRALHDFAESNYLAHLNFVRTSSKA, encoded by the exons ATGGAGGTCGAAAATTCAATTCCCGACCACAAGCTCTGCGGTTTCTTCCGTACTGCCGTTAAAATTTCGCCACAATCGCACTCCTCCGAGCTCCGCCGCACTCCCCCTGTAAATTCCAAGTGCCAAATAGCCGGCGACGGTTCCAATGTCCACTTCGTGTCTGAAAACGACGTCGTATTGTCCCCAATCTGTTCTCGGGAGGAGCAAAACGGCAGCGTTCCGACGACGAAAAAGTGGAGCAGAATTGGAATGGTTCATGGTAGTTTAAGCGTGGTGCACCAGTTACACAAGCTTGTAATGCAAAAATGCTTGAGAATTGTTGCTAGGGTTGTTGAGGTTGTGGATCGCGGCGGTGGTGATGATAATGGTGATGGTGAAGTTAGGGTTGTTGTTTTAGTGGACGTGTACTTGCCTATAGCTTTGTGGTCTGGTTGGCAGTTCCCTAAGTCTGGTCCTGCTGCTGCCGCGCTTTTCCGCCATGTCAG TTGTGACTGGGAAGCTAGGAGTTCTATGCTTCAGTCTGCTAAGCTTGGTGTTGAAAAGGATTTTAGTATTTGGAATCTGTCTGACTGTCATGTTATAGGATGCAAACAGCACTGCAGTGCACCTGACCCTTCCAAGAAAAAGCTCTTTGAGCTCCATGAAATTTTTAAGAGCTTACCAAGTGTAGCAAAGAGGGGAAATCCTGATTTTTTAAGAGTGAATCCCCTTGATAGTAGTAGATCGGGTATTTGGGTGGTAACAGATGATATTTTGATCAATATTCTTTCTTCACTTTGTCCTGTTGATCTTCTAAGGGTCTCTGCAACATGTCGGCATTTAAGATTTCTTGCTGCATCAATCATGCCATGTATGAAACTTAAATTGTTTGCTCATCAGCAGGCTGCAGTTGACTGGATGTTACAGCGTGAGCACAATGTTGAATTATTACAGCACCCACTGTACATGGATTTTGTCACCGAAGATGGGTTTGCTTTCTATATAAATGCTGTTTTTGGTCAAATAGCCACAGGTCAGGCTCCTAAAATCAAGGATTTCCATGGGGGAATGTTCTGTGATGAGCCTGGCCTCGGTAAAACTATTACTGCTCTTTCTCTCATTCTGAAGACTCAGGGAACACTTCCAGAGCCACCAGATGGTGCACAAATTATCTGGTGTATGCATAATACTGACCAGAGGTGTGGTTATTATGAGCTTAGTAGTGAAAATACAATCAGTTCGGGGTTTTTATCAGCAAGTAGAGCTACTGGACTCAATGGCCGTAGGGGACAATTATCTTTAGATAAACTAACCCCAACGAAAAGCTTAGACTTCCCCACGTCAATTGGATCCACGGTTGTTAATTCAGCTGATCACATAGCAGCTGCAGAAATTAGTTCATGTACAGTCATGCGCTCCACTCCAACTAGGTATGCTGTAAGGTGCACCAGTAACTTTAGCCAGATAAAAAGAAATCTTATGTATGCATATGAAAATGAAGGGACGTCTCTCTTTCCTGAGAGGAATTCTAGGAAAGACTCGAAAAAAAGAAAGCGTGCTTCCAACAACCAACAAAGAAGCTTGACATATGAGAAACCTGGTTATTCAAAAAACATTTCTCGTGGTAGTAAGAGGTTTTGTGAGCCTTCTGCTGAGAACTATGTGATCAACGAAACCTGGATCCAATGTGATGCTTGTCAGAAATGGCGGAGGCTTGCAGAAGCTGGTGTGGCAGATGCTACTACTGCATGGTTCTGCAGTATGAATACTGATCCATTATATCAGAGTTGTAGTGTTGCAGAAGACTCTTGGGATCATAAGCAGCATATCACTTGCCTTCCAGGATTCCATACCAAAGGAACACCTGGGGGGCTGGAAGAAAATATATCATTTTTTACCAGTGTGCTGAAGGATAATTGTTCAGTTATGGATTCAAAAGCAAAGAAGGCTCTAATTTGGTTAGCTAAGCTGTCACCGCAGAAGCTGTTAGAAATGGAAACAATTGGGGTGGGGCAACCCATAATTCAGACCTCAGTTGGAGTTCCTTATGCCTATCATAAAATATTTCAAGCCTTTGGTCTTGTCAAGAGGGCTGAAAAGGGTACAACTAAGTGGTACTATCCTAGAGGTCTTGTGAACCTGGTATTTGATTTAGATGCCTTAAGAGTAGCTCTATGTAAGCCTCTGGATTCATTTAGGATGTATTTGTCTCGAGCTACTTTAGTTGTTGTTCCTTCAAATCTGGTTGATCATTGGAGAGGTCAAATTGAGAGGCATGTAAGACAAGGGCAGTTGAGAGTTTTtgtctggactgattataaaaaGCCTTCTGCACATAATCTTGCTTGGGATTATGATATAGTTATAACTACATTCAGTCGTCTAAGTGCTGAGTGGAGCCCCAAAAAGAGAAGTGTATTGATGCAAGTTCATTGGCTGAGAATTATATTAGATGAAGGTCACACCCTTGGTTCAAGTCTAAGTTTGACCAACAAATTGCAAATGGCTGTTTCGCTGCGGGCTTCAAATCGCTGGTTGTTAACTGGAACACCAACTCCTAACACCCCTAGTAGCCAGCTTTCTCATCTGCAACCCTTGCTTAAGTTCCTCCATGATGAAACTTATGGACAGAATCAGAAAGCCTGGGAAGCTGGTATTCTTAGGCCATTTGAAGCAGAGATGGAAGAAGGCCGGTCACGTTTGCTACAATTACTTCACAGGTGCATGATCAGTGCCAGGAAAAAAGATTTGCAGAATATTCCCCCATGCATCAAGAAAATGATATTCTTACATTTTACTGAAGAACATGCGAGAAGTTACAATGAGTTGGTAGAAACCGTGCGGAGGAATATACTAATGGCAGACTGGAATGATCCTTCTCATGTTGAGAGTTTGCTGAACCCTAAACAGTGGAAATTCCGAAGTACTACCATCAGAAATGTAAGACTCTCATGCTGTGTAGCAGGACATATCAGAGTGACAGAGGCAGGTGATGATATTCAAGAAACTATGGATATtttagttgaggatggtctggatcCGACTTCACAGGAGTATGCTCTGATAAGATATCACCTTTTATATGGTGGGAATTGCATGAG GTGTAAAGCATGGTGCCGTCTACCAGTGGTTACACCTTGTAAGCATCTATTATGCCTTGATTGTGTTTCTTTAAATAGTGAGAAGTGTACAATTCCTGGCTGTGATAACTTGTACGAGATGCAAAGTCCTGAAATACTGACGCGTCCTGAAAATCCTAATCCAAAGTGGCCTGTTCCAAAAGATCTGATTGAGTTACAGCCATCTTATAAGCAG GATGACTGGAATCCTGATTGGCAATCAACATCGAGCAGTAAAGTTGCTTACCTTGTTGAAAGGTTAAAAGAAATACAGGAAGCTAATAGGATGATTATTAACTCCAACGAGGACCGAAGTGTCGAGGCTGTTAGTGGATCTCATGGGAAAAGCAATTTCAGCAGGTTTTCATCCCAAGGGTATTTGGTTGGGTCATCAAATGATTTCTGCAATTTAATTCCAGAGAAAGTTATCATATTTTCTCAGTTTCTGGAGCACATACATGTAATTGAACAGCAG TTAGCTGTTGCTGGTATCCGTTTTTCCAGTTTGTATAGTCCAATGCCTTCCGTCAACAAG GTGAAAGCACTGGCGACATTTCAGCATGATGTTGACTGCATGGCTCTATTAATGGATGGAAGTGCAGCTTTAGGTCTTGATCTGAGCTTTGTAACACATGTCTATTTAATGGAACCAATATGGGACAAAAG TATGGAAGAACAGGTGATCAGTCGTGCTCATCGGATGGGTGCTATACGCCCTATTCACGTGGAAACTCTGGCGATGAGTGGCACAATTGAAGAGCAAATGTTGAAGTTTTTACAG GAGGCTGATGAAGGTAGGAGTTTGTtgaaggaagaatgtggtaaacaCGGTCATGATGGGGCACGAGCACCACGTGCATTACATGATTTTGCTGAAAGTAATTATCTCGCTCACCTTAACTTTGTTCGGACCAGTTCCAAGGCGTGA
- the LOC107777458 gene encoding F-box protein At3g54460 isoform X4 codes for MSGAHILPLFERFAQNCDWEARSSMLQSAKLGVEKDFSIWNLSDCHVIGCKQHCSAPDPSKKKLFELHEIFKSLPSVAKRGNPDFLRVNPLDSSRSGIWVVTDDILINILSSLCPVDLLRVSATCRHLRFLAASIMPCMKLKLFAHQQAAVDWMLQREHNVELLQHPLYMDFVTEDGFAFYINAVFGQIATGQAPKIKDFHGGMFCDEPGLGKTITALSLILKTQGTLPEPPDGAQIIWCMHNTDQRCGYYELSSENTISSGFLSASRATGLNGRRGQLSLDKLTPTKSLDFPTSIGSTVVNSADHIAAAEISSCTVMRSTPTRYAVRCTSNFSQIKRNLMYAYENEGTSLFPERNSRKDSKKRKRASNNQQRSLTYEKPGYSKNISRGSKRFCEPSAENYVINETWIQCDACQKWRRLAEAGVADATTAWFCSMNTDPLYQSCSVAEDSWDHKQHITCLPGFHTKGTPGGLEENISFFTSVLKDNCSVMDSKAKKALIWLAKLSPQKLLEMETIGVGQPIIQTSVGVPYAYHKIFQAFGLVKRAEKGTTKWYYPRGLVNLVFDLDALRVALCKPLDSFRMYLSRATLVVVPSNLVDHWRGQIERHVRQGQLRVFVWTDYKKPSAHNLAWDYDIVITTFSRLSAEWSPKKRSVLMQVHWLRIILDEGHTLGSSLSLTNKLQMAVSLRASNRWLLTGTPTPNTPSSQLSHLQPLLKFLHDETYGQNQKAWEAGILRPFEAEMEEGRSRLLQLLHRCMISARKKDLQNIPPCIKKMIFLHFTEEHARSYNELVETVRRNILMADWNDPSHVESLLNPKQWKFRSTTIRNVRLSCCVAGHIRVTEAGDDIQETMDILVEDGLDPTSQEYALIRYHLLYGGNCMRCKAWCRLPVVTPCKHLLCLDCVSLNSEKCTIPGCDNLYEMQSPEILTRPENPNPKWPVPKDLIELQPSYKQDDWNPDWQSTSSSKVAYLVERLKEIQEANRMIINSNEDRSVEAVSGSHGKSNFSRFSSQGYLVGSSNDFCNLIPEKVIIFSQFLEHIHVIEQQLAVAGIRFSSLYSPMPSVNKVKALATFQHDVDCMALLMDGSAALGLDLSFVTHVYLMEPIWDKSMEEQVISRAHRMGAIRPIHVETLAMSGTIEEQMLKFLQEADEGRSLLKEECGKHGHDGARAPRALHDFAESNYLAHLNFVRTSSKA; via the exons ATGTCAGGTGCGCATATCCTGCCGTTATTTGAGAGATTTGCACAAAA TTGTGACTGGGAAGCTAGGAGTTCTATGCTTCAGTCTGCTAAGCTTGGTGTTGAAAAGGATTTTAGTATTTGGAATCTGTCTGACTGTCATGTTATAGGATGCAAACAGCACTGCAGTGCACCTGACCCTTCCAAGAAAAAGCTCTTTGAGCTCCATGAAATTTTTAAGAGCTTACCAAGTGTAGCAAAGAGGGGAAATCCTGATTTTTTAAGAGTGAATCCCCTTGATAGTAGTAGATCGGGTATTTGGGTGGTAACAGATGATATTTTGATCAATATTCTTTCTTCACTTTGTCCTGTTGATCTTCTAAGGGTCTCTGCAACATGTCGGCATTTAAGATTTCTTGCTGCATCAATCATGCCATGTATGAAACTTAAATTGTTTGCTCATCAGCAGGCTGCAGTTGACTGGATGTTACAGCGTGAGCACAATGTTGAATTATTACAGCACCCACTGTACATGGATTTTGTCACCGAAGATGGGTTTGCTTTCTATATAAATGCTGTTTTTGGTCAAATAGCCACAGGTCAGGCTCCTAAAATCAAGGATTTCCATGGGGGAATGTTCTGTGATGAGCCTGGCCTCGGTAAAACTATTACTGCTCTTTCTCTCATTCTGAAGACTCAGGGAACACTTCCAGAGCCACCAGATGGTGCACAAATTATCTGGTGTATGCATAATACTGACCAGAGGTGTGGTTATTATGAGCTTAGTAGTGAAAATACAATCAGTTCGGGGTTTTTATCAGCAAGTAGAGCTACTGGACTCAATGGCCGTAGGGGACAATTATCTTTAGATAAACTAACCCCAACGAAAAGCTTAGACTTCCCCACGTCAATTGGATCCACGGTTGTTAATTCAGCTGATCACATAGCAGCTGCAGAAATTAGTTCATGTACAGTCATGCGCTCCACTCCAACTAGGTATGCTGTAAGGTGCACCAGTAACTTTAGCCAGATAAAAAGAAATCTTATGTATGCATATGAAAATGAAGGGACGTCTCTCTTTCCTGAGAGGAATTCTAGGAAAGACTCGAAAAAAAGAAAGCGTGCTTCCAACAACCAACAAAGAAGCTTGACATATGAGAAACCTGGTTATTCAAAAAACATTTCTCGTGGTAGTAAGAGGTTTTGTGAGCCTTCTGCTGAGAACTATGTGATCAACGAAACCTGGATCCAATGTGATGCTTGTCAGAAATGGCGGAGGCTTGCAGAAGCTGGTGTGGCAGATGCTACTACTGCATGGTTCTGCAGTATGAATACTGATCCATTATATCAGAGTTGTAGTGTTGCAGAAGACTCTTGGGATCATAAGCAGCATATCACTTGCCTTCCAGGATTCCATACCAAAGGAACACCTGGGGGGCTGGAAGAAAATATATCATTTTTTACCAGTGTGCTGAAGGATAATTGTTCAGTTATGGATTCAAAAGCAAAGAAGGCTCTAATTTGGTTAGCTAAGCTGTCACCGCAGAAGCTGTTAGAAATGGAAACAATTGGGGTGGGGCAACCCATAATTCAGACCTCAGTTGGAGTTCCTTATGCCTATCATAAAATATTTCAAGCCTTTGGTCTTGTCAAGAGGGCTGAAAAGGGTACAACTAAGTGGTACTATCCTAGAGGTCTTGTGAACCTGGTATTTGATTTAGATGCCTTAAGAGTAGCTCTATGTAAGCCTCTGGATTCATTTAGGATGTATTTGTCTCGAGCTACTTTAGTTGTTGTTCCTTCAAATCTGGTTGATCATTGGAGAGGTCAAATTGAGAGGCATGTAAGACAAGGGCAGTTGAGAGTTTTtgtctggactgattataaaaaGCCTTCTGCACATAATCTTGCTTGGGATTATGATATAGTTATAACTACATTCAGTCGTCTAAGTGCTGAGTGGAGCCCCAAAAAGAGAAGTGTATTGATGCAAGTTCATTGGCTGAGAATTATATTAGATGAAGGTCACACCCTTGGTTCAAGTCTAAGTTTGACCAACAAATTGCAAATGGCTGTTTCGCTGCGGGCTTCAAATCGCTGGTTGTTAACTGGAACACCAACTCCTAACACCCCTAGTAGCCAGCTTTCTCATCTGCAACCCTTGCTTAAGTTCCTCCATGATGAAACTTATGGACAGAATCAGAAAGCCTGGGAAGCTGGTATTCTTAGGCCATTTGAAGCAGAGATGGAAGAAGGCCGGTCACGTTTGCTACAATTACTTCACAGGTGCATGATCAGTGCCAGGAAAAAAGATTTGCAGAATATTCCCCCATGCATCAAGAAAATGATATTCTTACATTTTACTGAAGAACATGCGAGAAGTTACAATGAGTTGGTAGAAACCGTGCGGAGGAATATACTAATGGCAGACTGGAATGATCCTTCTCATGTTGAGAGTTTGCTGAACCCTAAACAGTGGAAATTCCGAAGTACTACCATCAGAAATGTAAGACTCTCATGCTGTGTAGCAGGACATATCAGAGTGACAGAGGCAGGTGATGATATTCAAGAAACTATGGATATtttagttgaggatggtctggatcCGACTTCACAGGAGTATGCTCTGATAAGATATCACCTTTTATATGGTGGGAATTGCATGAG GTGTAAAGCATGGTGCCGTCTACCAGTGGTTACACCTTGTAAGCATCTATTATGCCTTGATTGTGTTTCTTTAAATAGTGAGAAGTGTACAATTCCTGGCTGTGATAACTTGTACGAGATGCAAAGTCCTGAAATACTGACGCGTCCTGAAAATCCTAATCCAAAGTGGCCTGTTCCAAAAGATCTGATTGAGTTACAGCCATCTTATAAGCAG GATGACTGGAATCCTGATTGGCAATCAACATCGAGCAGTAAAGTTGCTTACCTTGTTGAAAGGTTAAAAGAAATACAGGAAGCTAATAGGATGATTATTAACTCCAACGAGGACCGAAGTGTCGAGGCTGTTAGTGGATCTCATGGGAAAAGCAATTTCAGCAGGTTTTCATCCCAAGGGTATTTGGTTGGGTCATCAAATGATTTCTGCAATTTAATTCCAGAGAAAGTTATCATATTTTCTCAGTTTCTGGAGCACATACATGTAATTGAACAGCAG TTAGCTGTTGCTGGTATCCGTTTTTCCAGTTTGTATAGTCCAATGCCTTCCGTCAACAAG GTGAAAGCACTGGCGACATTTCAGCATGATGTTGACTGCATGGCTCTATTAATGGATGGAAGTGCAGCTTTAGGTCTTGATCTGAGCTTTGTAACACATGTCTATTTAATGGAACCAATATGGGACAAAAG TATGGAAGAACAGGTGATCAGTCGTGCTCATCGGATGGGTGCTATACGCCCTATTCACGTGGAAACTCTGGCGATGAGTGGCACAATTGAAGAGCAAATGTTGAAGTTTTTACAG GAGGCTGATGAAGGTAGGAGTTTGTtgaaggaagaatgtggtaaacaCGGTCATGATGGGGCACGAGCACCACGTGCATTACATGATTTTGCTGAAAGTAATTATCTCGCTCACCTTAACTTTGTTCGGACCAGTTCCAAGGCGTGA